One Streptomyces sp. R28 DNA window includes the following coding sequences:
- the dbpB gene encoding DGQHR domain-containing protein DpdB, whose amino-acid sequence MADRYELRLPALEVRQGNRKIYCFAVDGKKIHSFAAVSRVRRNDSSELQGYQRPEVLSHIRGIRRYLESDHAMLPNALVLAFDDTVRFETGIRPKAGVDYSVPGVLVIPVDESLTDEDKPALIVDGQQRSAAIRDADLAEFPVAAVGFIADNQEDQRSQFILVNSTKPLPKGLIHELLPETSGQLPPAYARRRLPAQLMIRLNTDGQGPFYGRVASPTSPHGNIKDTSMLRMLEHSLFEGALYQYRNPEDGSGDVERMLKHLRAYWNIVKDTFSDAWKLPPRQSRLTHGVGIQAMGFVMDTLTDGMPAEAVDCDEVRNAVLGLMPITAWTSGMWRFADGEQRRWNGLQNTPNDIRLLTDLLVRAVRN is encoded by the coding sequence ATGGCCGACCGATACGAGTTGAGGCTTCCCGCACTTGAAGTGCGCCAAGGCAACCGAAAAATCTACTGCTTTGCCGTCGACGGGAAGAAAATCCACAGTTTCGCCGCTGTCTCCCGCGTCCGCCGCAACGACAGCAGCGAACTGCAGGGCTACCAGCGGCCAGAGGTTCTCAGCCACATCCGCGGCATCCGCCGTTACCTCGAGTCCGACCACGCCATGCTCCCCAACGCGCTCGTCCTGGCATTCGATGACACCGTCCGCTTCGAAACTGGCATCCGCCCGAAAGCCGGCGTGGACTACTCAGTCCCCGGCGTGCTGGTGATCCCGGTGGATGAATCTCTTACCGACGAGGACAAGCCCGCCTTGATTGTGGATGGCCAGCAGCGCAGCGCCGCCATCCGCGACGCGGACCTGGCCGAATTCCCCGTCGCCGCCGTCGGGTTCATCGCCGACAACCAAGAAGACCAGCGCTCTCAGTTCATCCTGGTCAACTCCACCAAACCGTTGCCTAAGGGCCTCATCCACGAACTGCTGCCCGAAACCAGCGGACAGCTTCCCCCCGCCTACGCCCGCCGGCGCCTGCCCGCCCAGTTGATGATCCGCCTTAACACCGATGGCCAGGGCCCCTTCTACGGCAGGGTGGCCAGCCCCACCTCACCGCACGGCAACATCAAGGACACCAGCATGCTGCGAATGCTGGAACACAGCCTCTTCGAAGGCGCTCTCTACCAATACCGCAACCCCGAAGACGGCTCCGGCGACGTAGAGCGCATGCTGAAGCATCTGCGCGCGTATTGGAACATCGTGAAGGACACCTTCAGCGACGCTTGGAAACTCCCGCCTCGCCAGTCCCGCCTCACCCACGGTGTCGGCATCCAGGCCATGGGTTTCGTCATGGACACCCTCACCGACGGCATGCCTGCCGAAGCCGTCGACTGCGACGAGGTACGCAACGCCGTCCTGGGGCTGATGCCCATTACCGCCTGGACCTCCGGTATGTGGCGCTTCGCCGACGGCGAACAGCGTCGTTGGAATGGCCTGCAAAACACACCTAACGACATCCGTCTCCTTACCGACCTGCTGGTACGTGCCGTCCGCAACTGA
- the dpdA gene encoding tRNA-guanine transglycosylase DpdA: MKFYFPDSQDLVSPTYDFINDEYSPYRVRQRDDVYAHQAVTPIPYDGILVSKAVVDGSMKGAGKYSAPQRERLYRLGVRNFFRLPDTCSTIGDCGAFNYIDEERPPYEVDEVLDFYGRCGFDAGISIDHIIFGYIPEESDAEPESAWVERQEISLELAEDFITATHAQGARFEPVGAAQGWGPDSYAHSVAELQKMGYRRIALGGMVPLKSHEILACLRAIDEVRTPETGLHLLGINRVESMEQFARHGVTSFDSTSAFRQAFMDDRNNYHTATDSYTAIRVPQVDGNPALKRLILSGHVSQAEAIVAERSCLRALREFDQEETALEEVMSALATYEALVLGPKKKSYLEYYERTLSYAPWRTCPCALCKKHGIEIAIFRGSERNKRRGFHNLAVLEAKIRQLTFA, translated from the coding sequence GTGAAATTCTATTTCCCTGACAGCCAGGACTTGGTGAGCCCCACCTACGACTTCATCAACGACGAGTACTCGCCCTACCGAGTGCGCCAGCGCGATGACGTGTACGCTCACCAGGCCGTGACGCCGATCCCCTACGACGGGATCCTCGTCAGCAAAGCGGTTGTCGACGGATCCATGAAGGGGGCAGGGAAATACTCTGCCCCACAGCGCGAGCGGCTCTACCGTCTGGGCGTGCGGAATTTCTTCCGCCTTCCCGACACCTGCTCGACGATCGGTGACTGCGGCGCCTTTAACTACATCGACGAAGAACGCCCACCGTATGAGGTAGACGAAGTCCTTGATTTCTACGGCCGCTGCGGTTTCGACGCAGGCATCAGTATCGACCACATCATTTTTGGATACATCCCGGAAGAGTCCGATGCGGAACCCGAGTCGGCGTGGGTGGAGCGCCAGGAGATCTCCCTCGAACTTGCTGAGGACTTCATCACCGCAACCCACGCGCAAGGCGCCCGCTTCGAACCAGTTGGTGCCGCCCAGGGATGGGGACCCGACAGCTACGCCCACAGCGTCGCGGAGCTGCAGAAGATGGGATACCGGCGCATTGCCCTCGGTGGCATGGTCCCACTGAAGTCCCACGAGATCCTCGCCTGCCTGCGGGCCATCGACGAAGTGCGCACTCCCGAAACCGGACTGCACTTGCTCGGCATCAACCGTGTCGAGAGCATGGAGCAGTTCGCCCGCCACGGCGTGACCAGCTTCGACAGCACTTCCGCCTTCCGCCAGGCCTTCATGGACGACCGCAACAACTACCACACGGCCACCGACTCCTACACTGCCATCCGCGTCCCCCAGGTCGACGGAAACCCTGCCCTGAAGCGCCTCATCCTCTCCGGCCACGTCTCCCAAGCCGAGGCAATCGTCGCCGAACGCTCCTGCCTGCGCGCCCTGCGCGAATTCGACCAAGAAGAAACAGCACTCGAAGAAGTCATGAGTGCCCTCGCAACGTACGAAGCTCTCGTGCTCGGCCCGAAAAAGAAAAGCTATCTTGAGTACTACGAACGCACCCTAAGTTACGCCCCGTGGCGCACTTGCCCCTGCGCTCTGTGCAAGAAACATGGAATCGAAATCGCTATATTCCGCGGCAGTGAGCGTAATAAACGCCGCGGATTCCATAATCTCGCCGTACTCGAAGCCAAGATAAGACAACTTACCTTCGCGTAA
- the dbpB gene encoding DGQHR domain-containing protein DpdB: MTSTVLKRRALRIEQHPTIPLYVFTLAAEEVHQVADVARISRDEAGKLIGYQRPEKKQHVRQILDYLDGEEVLFPNGLILALPSSVRFKSSPGPGSSDGLCTSGTLEIPVPDSLDAPRPAWIVDGQQRSLALARTRNTRLAVTIAGFVAEDLETQRDQFLRVNTVSPLPTNLVTELLPEVGTALPTKLSARKLPSVLVEALNHDKDSPFRGLVRRPSTTSEQKADAVVTDNSLTTAIQESLNSPAGVFFPHKNLSNGTVDTATIRQILVIYWSAVRDIFPTAWGLPPTRSRLMHGVGIRSMGRLMDRVMMAIDPASPLAVEQARAELALIAPHCRWTQGRWPDLNLPWNELQNNPRHISTLSNYLLRIYVQEKAKAA; the protein is encoded by the coding sequence ATGACCTCCACTGTGCTTAAGCGCCGGGCCCTGCGGATCGAGCAGCACCCCACGATCCCTCTGTATGTGTTCACTCTGGCAGCAGAAGAGGTGCATCAGGTCGCCGACGTGGCACGGATCTCCCGAGACGAAGCCGGCAAACTGATCGGCTACCAGCGGCCCGAGAAGAAGCAGCACGTACGCCAGATCCTCGACTACCTCGACGGGGAAGAGGTGCTTTTTCCCAACGGGCTGATCCTGGCGCTTCCCTCGAGCGTGCGGTTCAAGTCCAGCCCGGGCCCGGGCAGCAGCGACGGTCTGTGCACGTCGGGCACCTTGGAGATCCCTGTGCCCGATTCCCTCGATGCCCCGCGACCCGCCTGGATCGTCGACGGCCAGCAGCGCAGCCTCGCACTGGCACGCACCCGTAACACCCGCCTGGCCGTAACTATTGCCGGATTCGTTGCCGAAGACCTCGAAACCCAACGAGACCAGTTCCTGCGCGTGAACACTGTCTCCCCGCTGCCCACCAACCTGGTCACCGAACTCCTACCGGAAGTCGGCACGGCCCTGCCCACCAAACTCTCCGCTCGCAAACTCCCCTCCGTCCTGGTCGAAGCCCTCAACCACGACAAGGATTCACCGTTCCGGGGCCTGGTGCGCCGCCCCTCCACCACGTCCGAGCAGAAAGCGGACGCCGTCGTCACAGACAACAGCCTCACCACGGCCATCCAGGAATCCCTCAACTCCCCTGCAGGCGTCTTCTTCCCGCACAAGAACCTGTCCAACGGCACCGTCGACACGGCCACCATCCGCCAGATCCTCGTCATCTACTGGAGTGCTGTGCGTGACATCTTTCCCACCGCGTGGGGGCTCCCGCCGACACGGTCGCGGTTGATGCACGGCGTGGGCATCCGCTCCATGGGACGCCTCATGGACCGAGTGATGATGGCCATCGATCCGGCATCGCCCCTCGCTGTGGAACAGGCACGGGCCGAACTCGCCCTGATCGCCCCTCATTGCCGCTGGACCCAGGGACGTTGGCCCGACCTGAACCTCCCCTGGAACGAACTCCAGAACAACCCGCGCCACATCAGTACCCTGTCGAACTACCTCCTCCGTATCTATGTGCAGGAAAAGGCAAAAGCCGCGTGA
- the queC gene encoding 7-cyano-7-deazaguanine synthase QueC — MDRPAIVLLSGGLDSTTVLAIAKDQGFTPYALSFRYGQRHSIELEAAQHVAEVQGVARHVIADIDLRVFGGSALTADIEVPKHESLTDVEDAGVPITYVPARNTIFLSFALAFAETVGASDIFTGVTAVDYSGYPDCRPEYMEAFATMANLATRAGVEGTSKITLHSPLIALSKADIVREGLRLGVDYSLTSSCYDPDEQGRACGRCDTCLLRLKGFAEAGVKDPVRYQNA; from the coding sequence ATGGACCGTCCCGCGATCGTGTTGCTGAGCGGCGGCCTGGACTCGACCACGGTGCTGGCCATCGCCAAGGACCAGGGCTTCACTCCCTACGCGCTCAGCTTCCGCTACGGGCAGCGACACTCCATCGAGTTGGAGGCGGCGCAGCACGTCGCAGAGGTCCAGGGGGTGGCCCGGCACGTCATCGCCGACATCGATCTGCGGGTCTTCGGCGGCTCTGCTCTGACGGCCGACATCGAAGTGCCCAAGCATGAGTCCCTCACTGACGTGGAGGATGCGGGGGTACCGATCACCTACGTGCCGGCCCGCAACACGATCTTCCTGTCGTTCGCGTTGGCGTTTGCCGAGACCGTCGGCGCCAGCGACATCTTCACCGGGGTCACGGCGGTGGACTACAGCGGCTACCCCGACTGCCGCCCCGAATACATGGAGGCCTTCGCCACCATGGCCAACCTGGCGACGCGAGCCGGCGTCGAAGGCACCTCCAAGATCACGCTGCACTCCCCCCTGATCGCCCTGTCCAAGGCCGACATCGTCCGCGAAGGGCTGCGTCTAGGCGTGGACTACTCCCTCACCTCATCCTGCTACGACCCCGACGAGCAGGGGCGGGCATGCGGCCGGTGCGACACCTGCCTGCTGCGGCTGAAAGGCTTCGCCGAAGCTGGCGTCAAGGACCCCGTCCGGTACCAGAACGCCTGA
- the queE gene encoding 7-carboxy-7-deazaguanine synthase, with amino-acid sequence MTYLIKEIFYTLQGEGGHAGRPAVFCRFSRCNLWTGRERDRSRAICQFCDTDFVGTDGEGGGRFRTAQELAEAVEAAWPTADQAHRFVVCTGGEPLLQLDEAAIDALHERGFEIAVETNGTRPPPRGIDWLCVSPKIGSTLALTSGDELKLVYPQAGGDPAQFEGLDFRHFRLQPLDDADREAHTRAAVEYCMKNPRWTLSLQTHKYLGIQ; translated from the coding sequence ATGACCTACCTGATCAAAGAAATTTTCTACACGCTGCAGGGAGAAGGCGGCCACGCCGGCCGCCCCGCGGTCTTTTGCCGGTTTTCCCGTTGCAACCTGTGGACCGGCCGGGAACGCGACCGCTCCCGTGCCATTTGCCAGTTTTGTGACACCGACTTCGTCGGCACCGACGGCGAAGGCGGCGGCCGCTTCCGCACGGCTCAGGAGTTGGCCGAAGCCGTCGAGGCCGCCTGGCCCACCGCTGATCAAGCCCACCGGTTTGTGGTGTGCACGGGCGGAGAACCGCTGCTTCAACTGGACGAGGCCGCCATCGACGCCCTCCACGAGCGCGGCTTCGAGATCGCCGTGGAAACCAACGGCACCCGCCCGCCCCCCCGTGGCATCGACTGGCTGTGCGTCAGCCCGAAGATCGGCTCCACCCTGGCCCTCACGAGCGGCGACGAACTCAAACTCGTCTACCCTCAGGCCGGTGGCGACCCCGCCCAGTTCGAGGGGCTGGACTTTCGCCACTTTAGGCTGCAACCGCTGGATGATGCCGACCGCGAGGCCCACACTCGTGCCGCCGTCGAGTACTGCATGAAGAACCCGCGCTGGACGCTTTCCCTCCAGACGCACAAGTATCTGGGAATTCAGTAA
- the queD gene encoding 6-carboxytetrahydropterin synthase QueD — protein sequence MEIFREFAFEAAHRLPRVPEGHKCARLHGHSYKVTVHVEAPVDVEAGWVMDFGDIKRAFKPIDAQLDHYYLNDIEGLDNPTSENLARWIWDRMITELPSLSAITVRETCTSGCTYRGE from the coding sequence ATGGAAATCTTTCGCGAGTTCGCCTTCGAGGCAGCCCACCGCCTGCCGCGCGTGCCGGAGGGCCACAAGTGTGCCCGCCTGCACGGCCACTCCTACAAGGTCACCGTGCACGTGGAAGCGCCCGTCGACGTGGAGGCGGGGTGGGTGATGGACTTCGGCGACATCAAGCGGGCGTTTAAGCCTATTGATGCGCAGCTCGACCATTATTACCTGAACGATATCGAAGGCCTCGACAACCCCACCAGCGAGAACCTGGCCCGCTGGATCTGGGACCGGATGATCACCGAGCTTCCCAGCTTGTCCGCGATCACCGTACGCGAAACCTGCACCTCCGGTTGCACCTACCGAGGCGAGTGA
- a CDS encoding GTP cyclohydrolase I FolE2, which produces MHDIQNEPDGRGIPIDEVGISGLRYPITFDDGHTRQHGIADIAVTVRLQADRRGTHMSRMIALVHEDVATLTPQELPIALKRGLTLLDAPALTLTCSLPVATTVTAPASGQESWQTHELTVTGHIDDSGCTVTTAVASHVTSLCPCSKAISDYGAHNQRSEITLEVTGAADTPYPLHVHEMVTLLRSAGSAPVIPLIKRPDERVVTMQAYDHPVFVEDIVRDISLTCRQKGLTHTIRAKNLESIHSHDAIATLTYNHP; this is translated from the coding sequence ATGCACGACATCCAAAACGAGCCCGACGGCCGCGGTATCCCTATCGACGAGGTCGGCATCAGCGGCCTGCGCTACCCCATCACCTTCGATGATGGCCACACCCGCCAGCACGGCATCGCCGACATCGCCGTCACCGTCCGCCTGCAGGCCGACCGGCGCGGCACCCACATGAGCCGCATGATCGCCCTCGTCCACGAGGACGTAGCGACCCTCACCCCGCAGGAGTTGCCCATCGCTCTCAAGCGCGGGCTGACCTTGCTGGACGCCCCGGCTCTCACGCTCACATGCTCACTACCCGTCGCCACCACCGTGACTGCTCCCGCCAGCGGCCAGGAGTCCTGGCAGACACACGAGCTCACGGTTACCGGTCACATCGATGACTCTGGATGCACCGTCACCACGGCAGTGGCCAGCCACGTCACCAGTTTGTGCCCCTGCTCCAAGGCCATCTCCGACTACGGCGCCCACAATCAGCGCAGCGAGATCACCCTCGAGGTCACCGGCGCCGCTGACACTCCCTACCCCCTGCACGTTCACGAGATGGTCACCCTGCTGCGCAGCGCCGGTTCCGCCCCCGTCATCCCCCTTATCAAGCGCCCCGACGAACGTGTCGTGACTATGCAGGCCTATGACCACCCCGTCTTTGTCGAAGACATCGTCCGTGACATAAGCCTTACCTGTCGGCAAAAAGGCCTTACGCATACCATCCGCGCGAAGAACCTGGAAAGCATCCACAGCCACGACGCCATCGCCACCCTCACTTACAACCACCCCTGA
- a CDS encoding helix-turn-helix domain-containing protein — MAGAWPYAMMGGYRPAQVGQAIARALAEAMERKGLSANALAAASGVNRQVITNVLTGSTWPDLLTVASLEETLGEMLWPRHVDWPKDENGVRHQPLPPETCRDDGERGSTPR, encoded by the coding sequence ATGGCCGGCGCCTGGCCGTACGCGATGATGGGCGGTTACCGCCCCGCCCAAGTCGGCCAGGCCATCGCCCGGGCACTCGCGGAAGCAATGGAACGCAAGGGGCTGAGCGCCAACGCGCTCGCCGCGGCCTCGGGGGTCAACCGACAGGTCATCACTAACGTGCTCACTGGCTCGACATGGCCTGACCTGCTCACTGTGGCCAGCCTTGAGGAGACGTTGGGCGAGATGCTTTGGCCCCGCCATGTGGACTGGCCAAAGGACGAGAACGGAGTCCGCCACCAGCCGTTGCCGCCCGAGACGTGCCGTGACGACGGGGAACGTGGATCTACCCCGCGCTGA